One window from the genome of Acinetobacter sp. LoGeW2-3 encodes:
- a CDS encoding LysM peptidoglycan-binding domain-containing protein → MYKHTAFMWQPSLPSFLKVSVLGTALASLGLTGCSTTQSAGGSKHKQSSSNYLSADSLDSLEDLLSATDMRAVEGDRLLVLKHGDVWKRMTVGFKMNLDVWNPRIDAQRGWFASRQPYLERLSARASRYLYYTVKEAERRGMPTELALLPVIESSYDPAATSSAAAAGLWQFIPSTGRIYGLKQTSMYDGRRDVVESTRAAYEFLGALYNQFGSWELALASYNAGPGRIQQAINRNKAAGLPTDYWSLKLPQETMNYVPRFMAVAQIVKSPAKYGVSLPPIANRPHFREVSVGAASLNEIAAITGLSRAELYQLNPGHRGDRIDPDSPRRILIPADLSPSIDEKLKKLQSSSSGLWASSSSNLPKNNQTITPVKTTPPELNTKTITPVKTTPPPITASTTTTVKPATTVAATATKATTAASKTATTVATPVATPNLTAQNTKKVATPQGSSALADFAAKSELPIPSAPRIPVAVTPVTPVKPIQVEPPISATEREQIQAAVVAEEIPKSVDEILKPVATAAEQAEVVEELKALAPAGTEIVDPYDGKIKLTAIQTSLSVAEQQGKELTRGFSYPKAVAENTKADSVEAKLNQGKNYLKTDSEVVVVAPKGKRSTYTVLPGDNLALIAAKNGVNWRDVAKWNQIDPNATLYVGTTIYLYDAKPVQEAAKSPAKPESYVVQANDSLTGVASQFGLTVKQLADYNGLSTTSGLFVGQKLSLKETAASKAKVEETKKAESTKVQTKTYTVQRGEYLKLIADRYALSNAELAALTPGLTSGSNLMVGQKINVPVHEVESASANKKVEQKFENVKVDQTATENYQVKRGETLYSIAHQSKLSVTELAALNGFAANSGLRVGQTIKIPAGSTVPESYTVQSGDTLTGIAAKYNLTMDHLANLNGLSRNAGVRVGQRLKLTGEAEPARETVIEHAVKGVKSTVHVVKSGETLSSIARQHYLQLQYLADLNDLTTTSKVRVGQQLKISLPPEIEARANSIRPVVAAPVATKVSATSTKGTESYIVKSGESLTAIASRYGLSTAELADMNNLSAKAGLRVGQNLQVPKRITDYKIKRGDTLIGLASRYGMDSSTLAEMNDLKPNTQLRIGDVIKVPNL, encoded by the coding sequence ATGTATAAACACACCGCATTCATGTGGCAGCCATCGTTACCTTCATTTCTAAAAGTCTCAGTTCTCGGCACTGCGCTTGCATCCTTAGGTTTAACGGGTTGTTCGACGACACAAAGTGCGGGAGGATCCAAACATAAACAATCAAGTTCTAATTACTTAAGTGCTGACAGTCTGGATAGTCTGGAAGACCTGTTATCCGCGACGGATATGCGTGCGGTGGAAGGCGATCGACTGCTGGTACTGAAACACGGTGACGTGTGGAAACGTATGACTGTTGGATTCAAAATGAATCTGGATGTCTGGAATCCACGTATCGACGCCCAACGTGGCTGGTTTGCATCACGTCAACCGTATTTAGAGCGTTTAAGTGCGCGTGCTTCACGTTATTTGTATTACACTGTAAAAGAAGCTGAACGCCGTGGTATGCCAACAGAGTTGGCACTACTTCCGGTGATTGAAAGTTCATATGATCCGGCAGCGACCAGTAGTGCTGCTGCTGCGGGTCTGTGGCAGTTTATTCCAAGTACCGGTCGTATTTATGGCCTGAAACAAACATCGATGTATGACGGTCGTCGTGATGTAGTGGAATCGACTCGTGCTGCCTATGAATTTTTAGGTGCGCTTTATAATCAGTTTGGTTCATGGGAATTGGCATTAGCATCCTATAATGCCGGTCCAGGTCGTATTCAGCAGGCAATTAACCGCAATAAGGCAGCAGGTCTGCCAACCGATTACTGGTCGCTGAAACTGCCGCAAGAAACCATGAACTATGTTCCGCGTTTCATGGCGGTAGCACAGATTGTGAAAAGCCCTGCTAAATATGGCGTGAGCCTGCCACCAATCGCTAACCGTCCCCATTTCCGTGAAGTCAGTGTTGGGGCAGCCAGCCTGAATGAAATCGCTGCGATTACCGGTCTAAGCCGTGCTGAACTGTATCAGCTGAACCCAGGTCATCGTGGTGACCGGATTGATCCGGATAGTCCGCGCCGGATTCTGATTCCAGCAGACTTGAGTCCATCAATCGATGAGAAGCTGAAGAAACTTCAATCTTCATCTTCAGGTTTATGGGCAAGTTCTAGCAGCAATTTGCCGAAGAATAATCAGACCATTACGCCAGTAAAAACCACGCCTCCTGAACTGAATACCAAAACAATTACGCCAGTAAAAACGACTCCACCACCAATTACTGCTTCAACTACCACAACAGTTAAACCTGCAACCACTGTAGCCGCTACTGCAACTAAGGCGACAACGGCAGCAAGTAAGACGGCTACTACAGTTGCAACACCTGTAGCAACGCCAAATCTGACAGCACAAAACACCAAGAAAGTGGCTACACCACAAGGTTCTTCAGCCTTGGCTGACTTTGCTGCGAAGAGTGAATTACCAATTCCAAGTGCTCCTCGTATTCCAGTTGCAGTGACGCCGGTAACACCAGTAAAACCGATTCAGGTTGAACCGCCAATTTCTGCAACGGAACGTGAACAGATTCAGGCCGCGGTTGTGGCAGAGGAAATTCCGAAGTCTGTAGATGAAATCCTGAAACCGGTGGCGACAGCGGCAGAACAGGCCGAAGTGGTTGAAGAATTGAAAGCACTGGCACCTGCGGGTACCGAAATTGTCGACCCGTATGATGGCAAGATCAAGCTGACTGCGATTCAGACCAGTCTGTCTGTCGCAGAACAGCAGGGTAAAGAGCTGACCAGAGGTTTCTCTTATCCAAAAGCCGTGGCGGAAAATACCAAAGCAGATTCGGTTGAAGCCAAGCTAAACCAGGGCAAAAATTACCTTAAGACCGATTCAGAAGTGGTGGTGGTTGCACCAAAAGGCAAGCGTAGTACCTATACGGTTTTACCAGGTGACAACTTAGCCTTGATCGCTGCTAAAAATGGCGTGAACTGGCGTGATGTGGCGAAATGGAACCAGATTGATCCAAATGCGACTTTATATGTTGGGACTACAATCTATCTATATGACGCCAAACCTGTTCAGGAAGCAGCGAAGTCTCCTGCCAAGCCAGAAAGCTATGTGGTTCAAGCCAACGATTCGCTCACCGGTGTTGCCAGCCAGTTTGGTTTAACGGTGAAACAATTGGCAGACTATAACGGTTTGAGCACCACCAGCGGTCTATTCGTAGGTCAAAAGCTGTCTCTAAAAGAAACTGCTGCTTCTAAAGCAAAAGTTGAAGAAACGAAAAAAGCAGAAAGCACAAAAGTTCAGACCAAGACTTATACCGTTCAGCGCGGTGAATATCTGAAACTGATTGCAGACCGGTATGCATTGTCTAATGCTGAACTGGCTGCGTTGACACCAGGTTTGACTTCGGGCAGCAACCTGATGGTAGGACAAAAAATCAATGTGCCTGTGCATGAAGTTGAATCTGCAAGCGCAAACAAAAAAGTCGAGCAGAAGTTTGAAAATGTCAAAGTAGATCAGACTGCAACTGAAAATTATCAGGTAAAACGTGGTGAGACTCTGTATAGCATTGCTCATCAGTCCAAACTCAGCGTGACTGAACTGGCAGCGTTAAATGGTTTTGCAGCCAATAGCGGCTTACGTGTTGGTCAAACCATCAAGATTCCTGCGGGCAGTACCGTACCAGAGAGTTATACGGTTCAGTCGGGTGATACCCTGACTGGGATCGCAGCCAAATATAATCTGACCATGGATCATCTCGCGAACCTGAATGGCTTATCCCGTAATGCAGGTGTACGAGTTGGGCAACGTTTGAAATTGACTGGAGAGGCTGAACCAGCTCGCGAAACTGTGATTGAACATGCTGTGAAGGGTGTGAAGTCAACTGTACATGTGGTGAAATCGGGAGAAACTTTAAGCTCGATTGCGCGTCAGCATTATCTACAACTGCAGTATTTGGCAGATTTGAATGATTTAACAACTACCAGCAAAGTGCGTGTTGGCCAACAGCTGAAAATTAGTTTACCGCCAGAGATTGAAGCACGTGCTAATAGTATTCGTCCTGTAGTTGCAGCACCGGTAGCCACCAAGGTATCTGCTACTTCTACGAAAGGTACCGAAAGTTATATAGTAAAATCTGGGGAATCACTCACTGCTATTGCTAGTCGTTATGGCTTAAGCACAGCAGAATTGGCTGACATGAATAATTTGTCTGCCAAAGCAGGGCTGCGTGTCGGTCAAAACCTGCAAGTGCCTAAACGGATTACAGATTATAAAATTAAACGTGGCGATACATTGATCGGTTTGGCCTCACGTTATGGCATGGACAGTAGTACACTGGCAGAAATGAATGACCTGAAACCGAATACTCAATTGCGTATCGGGGATGTGATCAAGGTTCCAAATC
- the dnaQ gene encoding DNA polymerase III subunit epsilon produces MSQTITLYVDGACRGNGKEIAVGGWGAYIQNGADEHKIYGGELQTTNNRMELMAAIEGISVCPKDAKLVIWTDSNYVKKGITEWIEGWKRKNWKDVKNPDLWKQLDAVCQGRDIDWHWIKGHAGHTGNEMADQLANLGADLALKNGEKSRHVPAIHFAASSETQAQDIKKPEKDWLLDDPFGLELAEAEEMDEVMEDESELVMESNLDDESNAAEEAPTNTQLHPQIVITPATLDLHGPRQLILDTETTGFYYQDGDRIIEVGAIEMVNRKLTGSSIHIYINPKKPVGESVTVHGITDEFLQDKPLFEDISQVLFDYLKGAEIIAHNATFDMNFLDMEFKRAGFQTLSEVCEVTDTLAMAKSRHPGQKNSLDALVRRYEIPQRDRTFHGALLDAEILSDVYLAMTGGQVSFDMDALSHSEEQNSSSGSIKIEIDLPVILPSDEELAEHENWVKQYEEKHGAPCLFAK; encoded by the coding sequence ATGTCTCAAACAATCACACTGTATGTGGATGGCGCATGCCGCGGCAATGGTAAGGAAATCGCTGTAGGTGGTTGGGGTGCCTACATTCAGAACGGTGCAGATGAGCATAAAATTTATGGCGGTGAACTTCAGACCACCAATAACCGGATGGAACTGATGGCTGCCATTGAAGGCATTTCTGTTTGCCCGAAAGATGCCAAGCTGGTGATCTGGACCGATTCCAACTATGTCAAAAAAGGCATCACCGAATGGATTGAAGGCTGGAAACGCAAAAACTGGAAAGATGTCAAAAATCCAGATCTATGGAAGCAGCTAGATGCCGTATGCCAAGGCCGCGATATTGACTGGCATTGGATCAAGGGACATGCCGGCCATACTGGCAATGAAATGGCGGATCAACTGGCGAATCTGGGTGCAGATCTGGCCCTGAAAAATGGCGAGAAATCCCGCCATGTTCCAGCAATTCATTTTGCAGCAAGCTCTGAGACACAAGCACAAGATATAAAAAAGCCTGAAAAGGACTGGTTACTGGATGACCCTTTTGGCCTAGAACTGGCTGAAGCTGAAGAAATGGATGAAGTTATGGAAGATGAATCTGAACTGGTAATGGAATCTAATTTGGATGATGAGTCTAATGCTGCTGAAGAAGCGCCGACAAATACTCAACTACACCCACAGATTGTCATTACTCCTGCTACACTGGATCTACACGGCCCTCGTCAGCTGATTCTCGATACTGAAACCACCGGTTTCTATTATCAGGACGGTGACCGGATTATCGAGGTCGGCGCGATTGAAATGGTCAATCGTAAACTGACTGGCAGTTCGATTCATATTTATATCAACCCGAAAAAACCGGTTGGTGAATCAGTCACTGTCCACGGCATTACCGATGAGTTCCTGCAAGACAAACCTTTATTTGAAGATATTTCTCAGGTTCTGTTTGACTACCTGAAAGGTGCAGAAATCATCGCGCATAACGCGACCTTCGATATGAACTTCCTGGATATGGAGTTCAAGCGTGCCGGTTTTCAGACCTTATCAGAAGTATGTGAAGTGACCGATACCCTGGCGATGGCCAAGTCACGTCACCCAGGCCAGAAAAACTCTCTGGATGCTTTGGTGCGTCGTTATGAGATTCCACAACGTGACCGTACTTTCCACGGCGCCTTGCTCGATGCGGAAATCTTATCGGATGTTTACCTGGCGATGACCGGTGGTCAGGTTTCCTTCGATATGGATGCCCTGTCGCACAGTGAAGAACAAAATTCCAGTTCAGGTAGTATAAAAATTGAAATTGACCTGCCGGTGATTTTACCGTCTGACGAAGAATTGGCTGAACACGAGAACTGGGTCAAACAATATGAAGAAAAACATGGGGCACCTTGCCTTTTCGCAAAATAA
- a CDS encoding chemotaxis protein, whose amino-acid sequence MSYQTSIHFDPTALLIIKNEVDNSIKLVESAVSTLVEDQTLPFGIDDALNQFEQCAQVLALIDMPSLAKVAQYSAELMRKIMGNPANLNTAEVIALSEGTTMLKRYIEFICLREVKIPQFLLDTLNRLELALGKSLTTEGHQIEPLLDLITPDFDLPQAPGLEKSAYVHRLYKLSLNKLLKQEESDLDLQAIKLVGTYLAGLSEQHPSKQYWNLVYVAFNHIDEILINEPRLRTLISVERNMAQYFNAPERFKANIADLANILSLCISQEDDVAHHIRSKLNIGEDSLTDTQLQVFSRHLYGPDFETMHTISDLVTAEMAQIRNDIEYNYQNMTPEKTQELQAQLNSMANIFKVLNLNEAYNDLTRQAASLSQAEILKDEGFAQQLMNVILSAMNSIGVLERHHTSSRLQLRVNNMNISLDRLDEAHAALLSETKALIDLVSQTLINYLQDHNLQALESLPNQIREIAGAMLFLNAENGQVALSTTAAFVQSRIESSTALSADDVNRVLDPLASADMLIDNLKSKQPVLQSMFKVALDSSQKLKTVA is encoded by the coding sequence ATGTCTTACCAAACCTCTATACATTTTGACCCTACGGCTTTATTGATAATAAAAAATGAGGTTGATAATTCGATCAAATTGGTTGAATCAGCAGTCAGCACACTGGTAGAAGATCAGACCTTGCCTTTTGGGATTGATGATGCGCTCAACCAGTTCGAGCAGTGCGCGCAAGTTCTTGCACTGATCGATATGCCAAGCCTGGCCAAAGTCGCTCAATACTCTGCTGAGCTGATGCGCAAGATCATGGGGAATCCTGCCAACTTGAACACAGCAGAAGTGATCGCCCTGAGTGAAGGGACGACCATGCTGAAGCGCTATATCGAATTCATTTGCTTACGTGAAGTCAAAATTCCACAATTTTTGCTGGATACTTTAAACCGTCTGGAACTTGCCTTAGGCAAGTCACTGACCACTGAAGGCCATCAGATTGAGCCCCTACTCGACCTGATCACGCCTGATTTTGATCTGCCACAAGCACCGGGTCTGGAAAAGTCTGCTTATGTGCATCGTCTGTACAAGCTGTCGCTGAATAAACTGCTTAAGCAGGAAGAAAGCGACTTGGATCTGCAAGCGATTAAACTGGTCGGTACTTATCTGGCCGGGCTTTCTGAGCAGCATCCAAGTAAACAGTACTGGAATTTAGTTTATGTGGCGTTCAACCATATTGATGAGATCCTGATTAATGAGCCACGTTTACGTACCCTGATCAGTGTTGAACGGAATATGGCACAGTATTTCAATGCACCAGAGCGTTTCAAGGCGAACATTGCGGATCTGGCAAACATCCTGAGCTTATGTATTAGTCAGGAAGATGATGTTGCCCATCATATCCGTAGCAAACTGAATATCGGTGAAGATTCCTTAACCGATACTCAGTTACAGGTATTCAGCCGTCATCTGTATGGTCCTGATTTTGAAACCATGCATACCATCAGTGATCTGGTGACTGCGGAAATGGCGCAGATCCGTAATGACATCGAATACAACTATCAGAACATGACGCCTGAAAAGACTCAGGAGCTCCAGGCTCAGTTGAATAGCATGGCGAATATCTTCAAGGTCTTGAACCTGAATGAAGCCTACAATGACTTAACCCGTCAGGCAGCTTCACTCAGCCAGGCCGAAATTCTGAAAGATGAAGGGTTTGCTCAGCAGCTGATGAATGTGATTCTTTCTGCGATGAACTCAATTGGTGTACTGGAACGTCATCATACCTCTAGCCGTTTGCAGCTACGTGTCAATAACATGAATATTTCGCTGGATCGTCTGGATGAAGCACATGCTGCTTTACTCAGTGAGACCAAAGCACTAATCGACTTGGTAAGTCAAACTCTGATAAATTACTTGCAGGATCATAACTTGCAAGCATTAGAGAGCTTGCCAAACCAGATCCGTGAAATTGCGGGTGCGATGCTGTTCTTGAATGCTGAAAATGGTCAGGTAGCGCTAAGCACTACTGCTGCCTTTGTGCAAAGCCGTATTGAATCATCTACTGCACTCAGTGCCGACGATGTCAATCGTGTACTTGATCCATTGGCGAGTGCAGATATGCTCATTGACAATTTAAAGAGCAAACAGCCTGTATTACAGTCGATGTTTAAGGTAGCATTAGACAGTAGTCAAAAACTGAAAACTGTAGCCTAA
- the nudC gene encoding NAD(+) diphosphatase, whose translation MSELSLAYIFQQQQLLVDENLQLPQVEALASDIQLGTGDQVIARDLLPEEPIPQGLQLVPIRQLLQYWNVRQFEQASRAVQLLEWRRNHRFCSHCGTPTEAHAVEYAMVCPACHYRQYPRVQPCVITVITRGEDEILLAKNARNKTSQMYGLIAGFVEVGETLEEAVRRETEEEVGIQVKNIQYLASQPWPFPSNLMIAFKAEYAAGEIKLQEEEISDAQFFKLDALPEIPFKGSIAHSMIMHITQGTPVADDTQAWL comes from the coding sequence ATGTCCGAATTGTCACTTGCGTATATCTTTCAACAACAGCAACTTTTAGTCGATGAAAATCTCCAGCTTCCCCAAGTGGAAGCGCTAGCAAGTGACATTCAACTCGGTACGGGTGATCAGGTGATTGCCCGTGACCTCCTCCCGGAAGAACCGATTCCTCAAGGTCTGCAACTCGTTCCGATCCGTCAATTACTGCAATACTGGAATGTTCGCCAATTTGAACAGGCCAGCCGTGCTGTACAGTTGCTGGAATGGCGTCGCAACCATCGTTTCTGTAGCCACTGTGGTACGCCAACCGAAGCACATGCTGTGGAATATGCCATGGTCTGCCCGGCTTGCCACTATCGTCAATACCCTCGCGTACAACCGTGTGTAATTACCGTGATTACCCGTGGTGAAGATGAAATCTTGCTGGCTAAAAATGCCCGTAATAAAACCAGTCAGATGTATGGCCTGATTGCCGGTTTTGTTGAAGTTGGGGAAACCCTGGAAGAAGCGGTACGCCGTGAGACGGAAGAAGAAGTCGGGATTCAGGTTAAAAATATTCAGTATCTTGCCAGCCAGCCTTGGCCCTTCCCGAGCAATCTGATGATTGCCTTTAAAGCAGAATATGCTGCTGGTGAAATCAAACTCCAGGAAGAAGAAATCAGTGATGCACAGTTCTTTAAACTGGATGCACTACCAGAGATTCCATTTAAAGGCAGCATTGCCCATTCTATGATTATGCATATCACGCAAGGCACGCCTGTGGCTGATGATACTCAAGCCTGGCTTTAA
- a CDS encoding alpha/beta hydrolase — MPNKVHSFKARLSSHLNVARQIYKDFRLYDLGSYALNRFTPKVGYTSEYHLAYGLKARQRFDLYRSALPLPHRPLIMFVHGGAWLHGDKKEYQFIGEAFAREGYDVVVPNYHLAPEHIFPQSVNDLHLLLDHLQMAAAKLQISSKNIVLMGHSAGAFNVMSAVYYPQQHKAERLANIRAIIGLAGPYHFDYKDDPICADAFDQTVPYQQVMPLYFVQPQPLKHYLFIAEKDDIVGHFNSHDLDRVLKQHGNHSHVISIPKLGHITIVGSLSSLFSRFFKTKSKVLWALEDAFK; from the coding sequence ATGCCCAATAAGGTGCATTCATTCAAAGCCAGGCTGTCGAGTCATCTAAACGTTGCAAGACAAATCTATAAAGATTTTCGTTTATATGATCTCGGCAGCTATGCGCTAAATCGTTTCACCCCAAAAGTGGGGTATACCTCCGAATACCATCTGGCTTATGGCTTAAAAGCCCGGCAGCGTTTTGACCTATACCGTAGTGCTCTGCCTTTGCCGCATCGTCCATTGATTATGTTTGTGCATGGTGGTGCTTGGCTGCATGGTGACAAGAAAGAATATCAGTTTATTGGTGAAGCGTTTGCTCGCGAAGGCTATGATGTGGTGGTTCCAAACTACCATCTGGCGCCAGAACATATCTTTCCGCAGTCGGTGAATGACTTACATCTGCTTTTAGATCATCTGCAAATGGCAGCAGCAAAACTGCAGATATCTTCAAAAAATATTGTTTTGATGGGACATTCTGCGGGTGCGTTTAACGTCATGTCAGCGGTGTACTATCCACAACAGCATAAAGCAGAACGACTGGCCAATATCCGCGCCATTATCGGTCTGGCAGGACCCTATCATTTTGACTATAAGGATGATCCGATCTGTGCTGATGCTTTTGATCAAACTGTGCCTTATCAACAGGTGATGCCGTTGTACTTTGTCCAGCCTCAGCCTTTAAAACATTATCTGTTTATTGCTGAAAAGGACGATATCGTTGGGCATTTCAATAGCCATGATCTGGATCGAGTATTGAAACAGCATGGCAATCACAGCCATGTGATTAGCATTCCGAAGCTGGGTCACATTACCATTGTTGGATCGCTCTCCAGCCTGTTTAGCCGATTCTTTAAAACCAAATCCAAGGTGCTCTGGGCACTGGAAGATGCGTTTAAATAA
- a CDS encoding BON domain-containing protein, translating into MVKRIAITMLCVASLSGCASFISGGTGTAPVGTEPGARTLGQVFIDSSIVRTAKINLYKLDSRFKQSRVNIESFHGHVLLTGQVPDAHLKQLAEDNVKAMSDVKAVHNFITIGNQISYGTIMQDTAATANTRGLIMKAPVVADSKVHVHTEDGVLYVMGRLNSAEIADLNQVLAQVGNVTKIVTLIDNVESLSNSTSQNYAAASSSSALVQTPVAIDPDTVEPTYAQ; encoded by the coding sequence GTGGTTAAGCGTATTGCAATAACAATGTTATGTGTCGCAAGTTTATCTGGCTGTGCCAGCTTCATTTCAGGTGGTACAGGCACGGCTCCTGTCGGTACGGAGCCAGGGGCTCGTACCCTTGGACAGGTTTTTATCGATTCTTCGATTGTTCGTACCGCAAAAATTAATCTTTATAAACTCGATTCACGATTCAAACAATCACGAGTCAATATTGAAAGTTTCCATGGTCATGTGCTGCTGACAGGTCAGGTGCCGGATGCACATCTGAAGCAGTTGGCTGAAGACAATGTTAAAGCCATGAGCGATGTGAAAGCCGTGCATAACTTTATTACTATCGGTAATCAGATCAGTTATGGCACCATCATGCAAGATACTGCAGCGACGGCAAATACCCGTGGCCTGATCATGAAGGCGCCTGTAGTTGCAGACAGCAAGGTGCATGTGCATACCGAAGATGGTGTGTTATATGTGATGGGACGTCTAAACAGCGCTGAAATTGCAGACCTCAATCAGGTGCTAGCCCAGGTCGGTAATGTCACCAAGATTGTGACCTTGATTGATAATGTTGAATCGTTAAGCAATTCAACGAGTCAAAACTATGCAGCTGCGAGTTCATCCAGTGCTTTGGTGCAAACTCCAGTTGCGATTGATCCTGATACAGTTGAACCAACCTATGCCCAATAA
- a CDS encoding YraN family protein has product MRISQQLGKWAEQQALAVVQRHGFQLVQANYHSRYGEIDLIVQRDQELVFVEVKARASTDYANALESISLNKQRKMMKTALYFLQNHEEFQHFFCRFDVICFDFNQHFSKTIQHDFCNYPYDSQWIENAFTFDQEFINL; this is encoded by the coding sequence ATGCGTATTAGTCAGCAACTGGGAAAATGGGCAGAACAGCAGGCGCTTGCTGTGGTGCAGCGTCATGGTTTTCAACTGGTCCAAGCCAATTACCATAGCCGTTATGGTGAAATTGATCTGATCGTGCAACGCGATCAGGAGCTGGTTTTTGTCGAGGTAAAAGCACGGGCAAGTACAGATTATGCCAATGCACTGGAGTCTATTTCCCTTAACAAGCAGCGAAAAATGATGAAAACCGCCCTATATTTCCTGCAAAATCATGAAGAATTTCAGCATTTTTTCTGTCGTTTTGATGTGATTTGTTTTGATTTCAATCAACATTTTTCAAAAACCATACAGCATGACTTTTGCAATTACCCTTATGATTCGCAATGGATTGAAAATGCTTTTACTTTTGATCAAGAGTTTATTAATCTTTGA
- a CDS encoding penicillin-binding protein activator, translating to MWNKQNYKKRKIIKKILGLSLLGCISSVQAEILVILPESGPLARAASNIKQGFMSAYQASGQKVPIKWVNSDQKKMSQLLKQHVNKKTQLIVGPLARQDIEALVQAKPKVKTLSLNDIISSSPQVWQFSLSKREDAVALQNVLAKDRIQHLQVLRQPGSETEHELMLMSLLSVADLHVEIIDNAPKSLSSKQGLLLMGNAEWLAGMQNLPKKRLYTVSNAIDQHVTLPKGIKFCDVPALYTHAWPDVLNTYQQAPVQMSYQRLIAFGGDAWQISQLYLNNQKAEQLEFQGRTGHIQVNAQGLQRMPACFEYTTKGVKLI from the coding sequence ATGTGGAATAAACAGAATTATAAAAAACGGAAGATAATTAAAAAAATATTGGGTTTGAGCTTACTGGGCTGCATCAGCAGCGTTCAAGCAGAAATTCTGGTCATTCTACCCGAATCTGGTCCTCTGGCGCGAGCTGCATCGAATATCAAACAGGGATTCATGAGTGCCTATCAAGCTTCAGGGCAAAAAGTGCCAATTAAATGGGTGAATTCTGATCAGAAGAAAATGTCGCAATTGTTGAAACAGCATGTCAATAAAAAGACCCAACTCATCGTCGGACCACTGGCCCGCCAGGATATTGAAGCACTGGTACAGGCCAAACCGAAAGTGAAAACCCTGAGCCTGAATGACATCATTAGCAGTTCACCGCAAGTCTGGCAGTTTAGCCTGTCAAAACGCGAAGATGCTGTAGCTCTGCAAAATGTATTGGCTAAGGACCGAATTCAGCATTTGCAAGTTTTGCGTCAGCCGGGGAGTGAAACCGAACACGAATTGATGTTGATGTCTTTACTCAGTGTCGCGGATCTACACGTAGAGATTATCGACAATGCACCGAAATCATTATCCTCAAAGCAGGGCTTATTACTGATGGGCAATGCAGAATGGCTGGCGGGGATGCAAAATTTGCCGAAGAAACGGCTCTATACCGTATCTAATGCGATTGATCAGCATGTGACCTTGCCTAAAGGCATTAAATTCTGTGATGTGCCAGCCCTGTATACCCATGCCTGGCCTGACGTATTAAATACTTACCAACAGGCACCAGTGCAGATGTCCTACCAGCGGCTAATTGCCTTTGGTGGTGATGCATGGCAGATCAGTCAGTTGTATTTAAATAATCAGAAAGCTGAACAATTAGAATTTCAGGGGCGTACTGGACACATTCAGGTCAATGCGCAAGGTTTGCAGCGTATGCCCGCCTGTTTTGAATATACCACTAAGGGCGTCAAGCTGATTTAA